One genomic segment of Arachis duranensis cultivar V14167 chromosome 4, aradu.V14167.gnm2.J7QH, whole genome shotgun sequence includes these proteins:
- the LOC107484180 gene encoding serine carboxypeptidase-like 50, with protein MNNLFFIICFCLCIQTHASASSNSSKSNTQFPKEAHPTISGYLSISKTSSSAFFYTFYEAQNSTLPLSKTPLLIWLQGGPGSSSMIGSLYAVGPWRITESITFEPNPGAWNKFFGVLFLDNPIGTGFSIASSPQEIPTNQEGIAKHLYVALTRFLQLDPVYKHRPIYIVGQSYGGKYASTTGNYILKRNARLHASKRVNLVGVAIGNGIIEAVTQSRTHPANAYYEGLINARQKSELEKDQLEIVRLAQIRHWSEATIAWRRLQGKLQNMSGLATLYDYTRKDHPYHYQDWVTQFLNIAEVKKALGVNETQVFKSSSSNVGEALLGDIMKSVKFMVEELLKSNTIRVLLYQGQLDLVAGPVQTAAWVNNMKWEGIEEYVNAERKIWRVNGELAGYVQQWKSLTNVVVLGGGHLMAADQPVNAQTMIQDWVLQRGLYQNV; from the coding sequence ATGAATAATCTTTTCTTCATTATCTGCTTTTGCTTATGCATTCAAACCCATGCATCAGCTTCTTCGAATTCTTCCAAATCAAACACACAGTTTCCAAAAGAAGCTCACCCCACAATATCAGGTTACCTTTCTATCAGCAAAACCTCTTCTTCCGCCTTCTTCTACACTTTCTATGAAGCTCAGAACTCGACCTTGCCTCTCTCCAAAACCCCGCTTCTCATTTGGCTCCAAGGTGGCCCTGGAAGCTCCTCCATGATTGGCAGCCTCTATGCGGTTGGACCATGGCGTATCACAGAATCCATCACGTTTGAACCCAACCCTGGTGCTTGGAACAAGTTCTTTGGCGTTCTCTTTCTTGATAACCCCATTGGCACTGGATTCAGTATAGCCTCATCACCGCAAGAGATCCCAACGAATCAAGAAGGTATTGCCAAACACCTTTATGTTGCTCTTACAAGGTTTCTTCAACTTGATCCTGTTTACAAACACCGCCCTATTTATATTGTTGGCCAAAGTTATGGAGGAAAGTATGCGTCTACAACTGGAAATTACATATTGAAAAGAAATGCACGGTTGCATGCTTCTAAAAGAGTGAATCTTGTTGGTGTGGCTATTGGGAATGGAATAATTGAGGCAGTGACCCAATCCCGCACGCATCCTGCTAATGCTTATTATGAGGGTCTGATCAATGCGAGGCAAAAAAGTGAGTTGGAGAAGGATCAACTGGAAATAGTTAGGTTGGCACAGATTCGGCATTGGAGTGAAGCAACGATTGCATGGCGAAGACTCCAGGGGAAGTTGCAAAACATGTCTGGGCTGGCTACTTTGTATGATTACACACGGAAAGATCATCCTTATCACTATCAAGATTGGGTTACTCAATTCTTGAATATAGCTGAAGTGAAGAAGGCATTGGGCGTGAACGAAACTCAAGTGTTTAAATCGAGCAGCAGTAATGTTGGGGAAGCATTGCTAGGAGATATAATGAAGAGTGTGAAGTTTATGGTGGAGGAGTTGTTGAAGAGCAACACTATTAGGGTGTTGTTGTACCAAGGTCAACTTGATTTGGTTGCTGGTCCGGTTCAAACTGCGGCATGGGTGAATAATATGAAATGGGAAGGGATTGAAGAGTATGTGAATGCAGAGAGGAAGATATGGAGGGTGAATGGAGAGCTTGCTGGCTATGTCCAACAATGGAAGTCACTCACCAATGTTGTTGTCTTGGGTGGTGGCCATCTTATGGCTGCTGACCAGCCTGTTAATGCTCAGACAATGATACAAGATTGGGTCTTGCAAAGGGGTTTGTATCAAAATGTGTAA